One window of Novosphingobium sp. P6W genomic DNA carries:
- a CDS encoding CpaF family protein, whose amino-acid sequence MTAFGRRNSVGGMGQGARPAFGVAKPLKGGGDKTAAPGTNGAAPMPGGDQFPPLPGNDGAPVTAAAMREDAMSRLADRANAVHEQGETNGFEASIHKIKEQVLPRLLERVDPEAAATLTKDELSEEFRPIIIEVLAELKITFNRREQFALEKVLIDELLGFGPLEELLNDPDISDIMVNGPNQTYIEKKGKLQLASTKFRDEQHLFQIAQRIVNQVGRRVDQTTPLADARLKDGSRVNVIVPPLSLRGTAISIRKFSEKPITIDMLKDFGSMSEKMATALKIAGACRMNVVISGGTGSGKTTMLNALSKMIDPGERVLTIEDAAELRLQQPHWLPLETRPPNLEGQGAITIGDLVKNALRMRPDRIILGEIRGAECFDLLAAMNTGHDGSMCTLHANSPRECLGRMENMILMGDIKIPKEAISRQIAESVDLIVQVKRLRDGSRRTTNITEVIGMEGDVIVTQELFKFEYLDETDDGKIIGEFRPSGLRPYTLEKARQFGFDQAFLEACL is encoded by the coding sequence ATGACGGCATTCGGTCGGCGTAATTCGGTAGGGGGCATGGGCCAGGGTGCCCGGCCCGCATTCGGCGTGGCAAAGCCGCTGAAAGGCGGCGGCGACAAGACCGCGGCGCCCGGCACCAACGGCGCCGCGCCTATGCCCGGCGGCGATCAGTTCCCGCCCTTGCCCGGTAACGACGGCGCCCCCGTCACGGCAGCCGCGATGCGCGAAGACGCGATGTCGCGCCTGGCGGACCGCGCCAATGCCGTTCACGAACAGGGCGAGACCAACGGCTTCGAAGCCTCGATCCACAAGATCAAGGAACAGGTGCTGCCGCGCCTGCTCGAACGCGTCGATCCCGAAGCCGCCGCTACCCTGACCAAGGACGAGCTGTCCGAGGAATTCCGCCCGATCATCATCGAGGTGCTGGCCGAGCTGAAGATCACCTTCAACCGCCGCGAACAGTTCGCGCTGGAGAAGGTGCTGATCGACGAACTGCTCGGCTTCGGTCCGCTGGAGGAACTCCTCAACGACCCCGATATCTCGGATATCATGGTCAACGGCCCGAACCAGACCTACATCGAAAAGAAGGGCAAGCTCCAGCTCGCCTCGACCAAGTTCCGCGATGAGCAGCACTTGTTCCAGATCGCCCAGCGCATCGTCAACCAGGTCGGCCGCCGCGTCGACCAGACCACGCCGCTGGCCGACGCCCGTCTCAAGGACGGCAGCCGCGTCAACGTCATCGTGCCGCCGCTGTCGCTTCGCGGCACCGCGATCTCGATTCGTAAGTTTTCGGAAAAGCCGATCACCATCGACATGCTCAAGGACTTCGGTTCGATGAGCGAGAAGATGGCCACCGCGCTCAAGATCGCCGGCGCCTGCCGCATGAACGTGGTGATTTCTGGCGGTACGGGTTCGGGCAAGACGACCATGCTCAACGCCCTGTCGAAGATGATCGACCCGGGCGAGCGCGTGCTGACGATCGAGGACGCCGCCGAACTTCGCCTGCAGCAGCCGCACTGGCTGCCGTTGGAAACCCGCCCGCCCAACCTCGAAGGCCAGGGCGCGATCACCATCGGCGACCTTGTGAAGAACGCCCTGCGTATGCGCCCCGACCGGATCATCCTGGGCGAAATCCGCGGCGCCGAGTGCTTCGACCTGCTCGCCGCCATGAACACCGGCCACGACGGGTCGATGTGCACCCTCCACGCCAACTCCCCGCGTGAATGCCTGGGCCGTATGGAAAACATGATCCTGATGGGCGACATCAAAATCCCCAAGGAAGCCATCAGCCGCCAGATCGCCGAGTCGGTAGACCTCATCGTCCAGGTAAAGCGCCTGCGCGACGGTTCGCGCCGCACCACCAACATCACCGAAGTGATCGGCATGGAAGGCGACGTCATCGTCACCCAGGAACTGTTCAAGTTCGAATATCTGGACGAAACCGACGACGGCAAGATCATCGGCGAATTCCGCCCGTCCGGCCTGCGCCCCTATACGCTGGAAAAGGCCCGTCAGTTCGGCTTCGATCAGGCATTCCTCGAAGCCTGCCTCTGA
- the serB gene encoding phosphoserine phosphatase SerB, producing MLIARLIAEPDHLSARLDAAKAQMQQAGVRIADASMLDFCGQTMQIDSPDDDAAALREALDAHFQPTDGLVTTEEPIVPRLFISDMDSTMIGQECIDELGDFAGLKERIAAITERAMQGELDFAQALYERVGLLEGLSTSAIDECLTARIRPMPGAKTLVETLKKLGCRTVLVTGGFHHFADPVAAQLGFEHVVGNRFEVANGKLTGGLEGGIVDSAVKKATLLAEMAKLGEGATCLATGDGANDIPMLEAATYGIAYHAKPKARAAANGWVDRGDLTSVLRLLGIPQSQWVS from the coding sequence GTGCTCATAGCGCGGCTGATAGCAGAACCGGACCACCTTTCGGCAAGACTCGATGCGGCCAAGGCCCAGATGCAGCAGGCGGGCGTGCGGATTGCCGATGCGTCCATGCTCGATTTCTGCGGTCAGACGATGCAGATCGACTCGCCCGACGATGACGCGGCGGCGTTGCGCGAGGCGCTTGATGCGCACTTCCAGCCCACCGACGGTCTCGTTACCACCGAAGAGCCGATCGTGCCGCGCCTGTTCATCTCCGACATGGATTCGACCATGATCGGGCAGGAATGCATCGATGAACTGGGCGATTTCGCGGGGCTCAAGGAACGCATCGCCGCGATCACCGAACGGGCCATGCAGGGCGAACTAGACTTCGCGCAGGCTCTGTACGAGCGCGTCGGCCTGCTGGAGGGTCTTTCTACCAGCGCTATCGACGAATGCCTTACTGCCCGCATCCGCCCGATGCCGGGCGCCAAAACTCTGGTCGAGACGCTGAAGAAGCTGGGCTGCCGCACCGTGCTGGTCACCGGCGGCTTCCACCACTTCGCCGATCCGGTCGCCGCACAGCTTGGTTTCGAGCATGTCGTGGGCAATCGCTTTGAGGTCGCGAATGGCAAGTTGACCGGCGGGCTTGAGGGCGGGATCGTCGACTCGGCGGTCAAGAAGGCAACGCTGCTTGCCGAAATGGCGAAGCTGGGAGAGGGAGCCACGTGCCTCGCCACTGGCGACGGCGCCAACGACATTCCGATGCTGGAAGCGGCGACTTACGGCATTGCCTACCACGCCAAACCGAAAGCGCGTGCTGCTGCCAATGGCTGGGTCGACCGAGGAGATCTGACTAGCGTGCTGCGCCTGCTGGGCATCCCGCAGAGCCAGTGGGTGAGCTGA
- the miaA gene encoding tRNA (adenosine(37)-N6)-dimethylallyltransferase MiaA — MSTANSLDTPYDIDAGDRPPLALIAGPTASGKSDCAVALALELERRGRRAVVVNADSSQVYSNLSVLSARPTLEEMGGIEHRLFGAWDGTQACSAADWAKAARDTIAEVHAAGTVPILVGGTGLYIRTLLDGIAPVPPIDPEIREAVRALPVAQAYAALQVEDPERADRLAPADTTRVARALEVVRSTGHGLAHWQAQTSGGIGHAVAVHPAILLPERQMLFARCNLRFERMIERGALAEVEALMARGLDPDMPVMRAIGVPELAGVLRGNWAVEEATARGSQATRNYAKRQFTWLRHQPPAEWPRIEFHNYNQEPLNDILFRLMGLT, encoded by the coding sequence ATGAGCACTGCGAATTCCCTTGATACGCCATACGATATCGACGCCGGAGACCGGCCGCCGCTGGCGCTCATCGCAGGGCCGACCGCCAGCGGCAAGAGCGATTGTGCCGTCGCGCTGGCGCTGGAACTGGAAAGACGGGGGCGGCGCGCGGTCGTCGTCAATGCCGACAGTTCGCAGGTCTACAGCAATCTCTCCGTGTTGAGCGCCCGACCAACCCTTGAGGAAATGGGCGGCATCGAACACCGTCTGTTCGGCGCCTGGGACGGCACACAGGCCTGCTCCGCCGCCGATTGGGCCAAGGCCGCGCGCGATACCATCGCCGAGGTGCATGCGGCGGGCACGGTGCCGATCCTCGTCGGCGGCACGGGCCTCTATATCCGCACCCTGCTGGACGGCATCGCCCCGGTCCCTCCGATCGATCCCGAGATACGCGAGGCCGTGCGCGCGCTGCCCGTGGCGCAGGCCTATGCCGCGCTTCAGGTGGAGGACCCCGAACGCGCAGACCGCCTCGCCCCGGCTGACACCACCCGCGTGGCGCGGGCGCTGGAAGTGGTTCGGTCCACCGGGCACGGCCTTGCCCATTGGCAGGCGCAGACCAGCGGCGGCATCGGCCATGCCGTGGCGGTTCATCCGGCTATCCTGCTGCCCGAGCGGCAAATGCTGTTCGCACGCTGCAACCTGCGCTTCGAACGCATGATCGAGCGCGGCGCCTTGGCCGAAGTAGAGGCGCTCATGGCCCGCGGCCTTGATCCTGACATGCCGGTCATGCGTGCCATCGGAGTGCCCGAACTCGCCGGAGTCCTTCGTGGAAACTGGGCCGTGGAAGAAGCGACCGCACGCGGATCGCAGGCCACGCGCAATTACGCCAAGCGGCAGTTTACATGGCTGAGGCATCAACCACCCGCCGAATGGCCTCGAATTGAGTTTCATAATTACAACCAGGAACCCTTGAATGACATTTTATTTCGCTTGATGGGGTTGACCTGA
- a CDS encoding entericidin A/B family lipoprotein, with amino-acid sequence MIKMLMTALAAGGILISASACNTVKGVGRDIESVGKAGERAIN; translated from the coding sequence ATGATTAAAATGCTGATGACTGCCCTCGCCGCCGGGGGCATTTTGATTTCGGCCTCAGCCTGCAACACAGTCAAAGGCGTAGGCCGCGATATAGAGTCCGTCGGCAAGGCTGGCGAACGCGCCATCAACTAA
- the ilvN gene encoding acetolactate synthase small subunit: MMHIHQEAEERHVLTVTVDNEAGILAKIAGLFTARGYNIDSLTVADITDNHEVSRITIVTHGPPSQIDQIHAQLERLVPVHKVVDLTELGPHVARELALVKVAGVGDKRVEALRIAEVFRARPVDTTTESFIFEMTGAPDKIDSFVALMRDLGLVEVGRTGIVAMARGPEEA; this comes from the coding sequence ATGATGCACATCCATCAAGAGGCCGAGGAACGCCACGTCCTGACCGTCACGGTCGACAACGAGGCGGGCATCCTCGCCAAGATCGCCGGCCTGTTCACCGCGCGCGGCTACAACATCGACAGCCTGACCGTGGCCGACATCACTGACAACCACGAGGTGAGCCGGATCACGATCGTGACGCATGGTCCGCCCAGCCAGATTGACCAGATTCACGCCCAGCTCGAACGGCTGGTCCCGGTGCACAAGGTCGTCGACCTTACCGAACTGGGCCCGCACGTCGCGCGTGAACTGGCGCTGGTGAAGGTAGCCGGCGTCGGCGACAAGCGCGTCGAAGCGCTGCGCATCGCCGAGGTATTCCGGGCCCGCCCGGTCGACACCACGACCGAGAGCTTCATCTTCGAGATGACCGGCGCGCCGGACAAGATCGACAGTTTCGTGGCGCTGATGCGCGACCTCGGCCTTGTCGAGGTCGGCCGCACCGGCATCGTCGCCATGGCGCGCGGCCCCGAAGAAGCCTGA
- a CDS encoding entericidin A/B family lipoprotein, with protein MVKKLVLALVAGGIVFSAAACNTVKGAGRDVSSVGQAGEDAIK; from the coding sequence ATGGTCAAGAAGCTTGTTCTCGCGCTCGTCGCCGGTGGTATCGTTTTCTCCGCAGCTGCCTGCAACACCGTCAAGGGCGCGGGCCGCGACGTTTCGTCGGTCGGCCAGGCTGGCGAAGACGCAATCAAATAA
- a CDS encoding HNH endonuclease, with product MSGEGDVCWLCARPLGRRTEWHHPVPKSRGGRETVPLHPICHRAIHASLSNAQLAKMGADSAALLAVEDVGRFVRWVSGKPPDFHAPTRTRK from the coding sequence ATGAGTGGAGAAGGGGATGTCTGCTGGCTTTGCGCGCGGCCGCTGGGGCGGCGGACCGAATGGCATCATCCCGTGCCGAAAAGCCGGGGAGGGCGCGAAACGGTGCCGCTCCACCCGATCTGCCACCGGGCAATCCATGCCAGCCTCAGCAACGCGCAACTGGCGAAGATGGGGGCGGATTCTGCGGCTCTGCTGGCAGTGGAGGACGTGGGGCGCTTCGTGCGCTGGGTCTCAGGCAAGCCGCCCGACTTCCACGCGCCGACGCGGACGCGGAAGTAG
- a CDS encoding DMT family transporter, which produces MTSSPSPERAQPPARADRPMVAIALRLAAMAMLSTMFMLAKLAGEAGVALPELMFWRQAMSLPLIAGVLLATGRIRLLRTNRMASHARRAATGTVGLCCNLGAATLLPLPVATTLGFTTPLFAVLIAALVLRETVGKWRWTAVVLGFVGVLVIARPGDAPVPALGLAAGLGAGVIVAIVSFQIRDLARTEAPIACVFWFAFYGSLFTAILLPFYAQPHGLREWMLLAAIGLSGALAQFLITAALRFGQVATVVVMDYSALIWSTLYGWVIWDHLPAAAMWLGAPLIVAAGLIITSREHFLSRRISPTSALDEAAIEEAQPEKIPVGT; this is translated from the coding sequence GTGACTTCCTCCCCCAGCCCAGAACGCGCGCAGCCCCCTGCCCGCGCAGACCGTCCGATGGTTGCCATCGCGCTGCGCCTGGCGGCGATGGCGATGCTCTCGACGATGTTCATGCTGGCCAAACTTGCAGGAGAGGCCGGCGTCGCATTGCCGGAACTGATGTTCTGGCGCCAGGCCATGAGCCTGCCCCTGATTGCCGGCGTACTGCTGGCGACCGGACGCATCCGCCTGCTGCGGACCAACCGCATGGCGAGCCATGCCAGGCGCGCCGCCACCGGCACCGTGGGCCTGTGCTGCAACCTGGGCGCGGCCACCCTGCTGCCATTGCCGGTAGCGACTACGCTGGGCTTCACCACGCCGCTTTTCGCCGTGCTGATAGCCGCTCTCGTCCTGCGCGAGACGGTCGGCAAGTGGCGCTGGACCGCCGTCGTGCTGGGTTTTGTCGGCGTACTTGTCATCGCCCGCCCCGGCGATGCCCCGGTTCCCGCGCTGGGACTGGCGGCGGGACTGGGCGCCGGGGTAATCGTGGCCATCGTCAGCTTCCAGATCCGCGACCTCGCCCGTACCGAAGCGCCGATCGCCTGCGTTTTCTGGTTCGCCTTCTATGGCTCGCTGTTCACCGCCATCCTGCTGCCGTTCTATGCGCAGCCTCATGGGCTTCGGGAATGGATGTTGCTGGCTGCGATCGGCCTCAGCGGCGCCCTCGCCCAGTTCCTCATCACTGCTGCGCTGCGCTTCGGACAGGTCGCGACTGTAGTTGTCATGGATTATAGCGCGCTGATCTGGTCCACGCTTTATGGCTGGGTCATCTGGGATCACTTGCCCGCTGCGGCGATGTGGCTGGGCGCGCCTCTCATCGTCGCGGCCGGGCTGATAATCACCTCGCGCGAGCATTTCCTGTCCCGGCGCATTTCGCCCACCTCCGCGCTGGATGAAGCCGCGATCGAAGAAGCGCAGCCAGAGAAAATACCCGTGGGAACCTGA
- the ilvB gene encoding biosynthetic-type acetolactate synthase large subunit, which yields MSEERSGANILVESLVRQGVEFVFGYPGGAVLPIYDALFGDERLRHILVRHEAGAGHAAEGYARSTGKPGVVLVTSGPGATNVITAIADAFLDSIPLVVITGQVPTALIGSDGFQEADTVGISRHCTKHNYLVKDPAELAAVIDEAFQIATTGRPGPVLIDIPKDVQIASAAWNDGPTQRRQRYAPRTQGTAAEIAQAVEMIAAAKAPVFYTGGGVINAGPRATQLLRELQAKTGAPVTSTLMGLGAFPADHADWLGMLGMHGTYEANLAMNQADLIVCVGARFDDRVTGRLDAFAPNSKKIHIDIDRSSINKIVRVELPIVGDCAVVLEQMLAEWGSRKGQDLSEWKARVDTWREKKSLSFPLNDDAIMPQLAIQRLFELTKDKDPIISTEVGQHQMWAAQHFPFFSPNKWLTSGGLGTMGYGLPAAIGAQCGNPGSLVIDIAGDASIQMNIQELGTATQYRLPVKIFILNNEWMGMVRQWQELTYESRFSNSYSDSLPDFVKLAEAYGWKGIRIENESELDAGIQAMIDYPGPVIVDCLVHKESNCFPMIPSGASHVDMILYGDNVAGTMDDEAKALV from the coding sequence GTGAGTGAAGAGCGCAGCGGCGCGAACATCCTGGTCGAAAGCCTGGTCCGACAGGGGGTCGAATTCGTATTCGGCTATCCCGGCGGTGCCGTGCTCCCGATCTATGACGCCCTGTTCGGCGACGAGCGCCTGCGCCACATCCTCGTTCGCCACGAAGCTGGTGCCGGCCATGCCGCCGAAGGGTATGCGCGTTCCACCGGCAAGCCCGGCGTCGTTCTCGTCACGTCCGGTCCGGGCGCGACCAACGTCATCACCGCCATTGCCGACGCGTTCCTCGATTCGATTCCGCTGGTCGTCATCACCGGTCAGGTTCCGACCGCGCTGATCGGCTCGGACGGGTTCCAGGAAGCCGACACCGTCGGCATCTCGCGCCACTGCACCAAGCACAACTACCTGGTGAAGGACCCGGCCGAACTGGCTGCGGTCATCGACGAGGCATTCCAGATCGCCACCACCGGCCGCCCCGGCCCGGTCCTGATCGACATCCCCAAGGACGTCCAGATCGCCTCCGCCGCGTGGAACGACGGTCCAACCCAGCGCCGCCAGCGTTATGCACCGCGCACGCAGGGAACAGCGGCGGAAATCGCACAGGCCGTCGAAATGATCGCGGCCGCCAAGGCTCCGGTGTTCTACACCGGCGGCGGCGTCATCAATGCAGGGCCGCGCGCCACGCAGCTGCTGCGAGAGCTTCAGGCGAAGACCGGCGCGCCCGTCACCTCGACCCTGATGGGTCTGGGCGCCTTCCCGGCCGACCATGCCGACTGGCTGGGCATGCTGGGCATGCACGGCACGTATGAGGCCAACCTGGCGATGAACCAGGCGGACCTAATCGTCTGCGTCGGTGCCCGCTTCGATGACCGCGTGACCGGGCGCCTCGACGCCTTCGCGCCCAATTCGAAGAAAATCCACATCGACATCGACCGTTCCTCGATCAACAAGATCGTGCGCGTCGAACTGCCCATTGTCGGCGACTGCGCCGTCGTTCTGGAACAGATGCTGGCCGAATGGGGCAGCCGCAAGGGCCAGGACCTGAGCGAATGGAAGGCCCGCGTCGACACCTGGCGCGAGAAAAAGAGCCTGTCCTTCCCGCTCAACGACGATGCGATCATGCCGCAGCTGGCGATCCAGCGCCTGTTCGAACTGACAAAGGACAAGGACCCGATCATCTCGACCGAGGTCGGCCAGCATCAGATGTGGGCCGCGCAGCACTTCCCGTTCTTCAGCCCGAACAAGTGGCTGACTTCGGGCGGTCTGGGCACCATGGGCTACGGCCTGCCCGCCGCTATCGGCGCACAGTGCGGTAACCCCGGTAGCCTCGTCATCGATATTGCCGGCGACGCCTCGATCCAGATGAACATTCAGGAACTGGGCACCGCCACGCAGTACCGTCTTCCGGTCAAGATCTTCATCCTCAACAATGAGTGGATGGGTATGGTCCGCCAGTGGCAGGAGCTGACTTACGAAAGTCGCTTCTCGAACTCGTATTCGGACAGCCTGCCGGACTTCGTGAAGCTGGCCGAAGCTTACGGCTGGAAGGGCATCCGCATCGAGAACGAAAGCGAACTCGACGCGGGTATCCAGGCGATGATCGATTATCCGGGTCCGGTGATCGTCGACTGCCTGGTCCACAAGGAATCGAACTGCTTCCCGATGATCCCCTCGGGCGCATCGCATGTCGACATGATCCTCTACGGCGACAACGTCGCCGGGACCATGGACGACGAAGCCAAGGCGCTGGTCTGA
- a CDS encoding YceI family protein: MKRIFASALVAASLVVAAPIVAQQANQNAAEVQAGNYALDSHHTLVRFSVVHFGISDFFGTLPGASGTLSVDPKNVASAKLDVSVPVATVSTTNKVLDEELVGAEWFDAAKFPTMRFVSTKVVKTGKSTADVTGNLTLHGVTKPVTLKATFKAGAVNPMNKAYTLGFNATGVIKRTEFGVSKYAPMVSDDTTIAITAAFEKQAK, from the coding sequence ATGAAGCGCATATTCGCATCGGCCCTGGTGGCCGCATCTCTCGTCGTGGCCGCGCCGATCGTGGCGCAGCAGGCCAACCAGAATGCCGCCGAAGTTCAGGCCGGCAACTATGCGCTCGACAGCCACCACACGCTGGTGCGTTTCAGCGTTGTCCACTTCGGCATCAGCGACTTCTTCGGCACGCTGCCGGGCGCCAGCGGCACCCTGTCGGTCGACCCCAAGAACGTCGCTTCGGCCAAGCTGGACGTCTCGGTGCCGGTTGCGACCGTTTCCACCACCAACAAGGTGCTCGATGAGGAACTGGTCGGCGCTGAATGGTTCGACGCTGCCAAGTTCCCCACGATGCGCTTCGTTTCGACGAAGGTGGTGAAGACCGGCAAGAGCACCGCCGACGTCACCGGCAATCTGACCCTTCACGGCGTGACCAAGCCAGTCACCCTCAAGGCCACTTTCAAGGCCGGCGCGGTCAATCCGATGAACAAGGCCTACACGCTGGGCTTCAACGCCACCGGCGTCATCAAGCGCACCGAGTTCGGCGTCAGCAAGTATGCGCCGATGGTCAGCGACGACACCACGATTGCCATCACCGCCGCTTTCGAGAAGCAGGCGAAGTGA
- the ilvC gene encoding ketol-acid reductoisomerase gives MKVYYDADSDINLITDKKIVVLGYGSQGHAHAQNLRDSGVKDVAIALREGSATAKKAEGAGFKVMSNKDAAAWADIIMILAPDEHQAAIYAEDLHANMKPGAALAFAHGLNVHFGLIEPRTDIDVIMIAPKGPGHTVRSEYQRGGGVPCLVAIHQDVTGNAHDVALAYASGVGGGRSGIIETNFREECETDLFGEQAVLCGGATALVQAGFETLVEAGYAPEMAYFECLHELKLIVDLMYEGGIANMRYSISNTAEYGDIKTGPRIITEETKKEMKRVLEDIQSGRFVKDFVMDNRAGQPELKASRKAALRHPIEETGAKLRAMMPWIAANALVDKAKN, from the coding sequence ATGAAAGTCTATTACGACGCCGACAGCGACATCAACCTGATCACCGACAAGAAGATCGTCGTGCTCGGTTACGGCAGCCAGGGCCACGCCCACGCCCAGAACCTGCGCGATTCGGGCGTCAAGGACGTCGCCATCGCACTCCGCGAAGGTTCGGCCACTGCCAAGAAGGCTGAAGGCGCCGGCTTCAAGGTCATGTCGAACAAGGACGCGGCCGCCTGGGCCGACATCATCATGATCCTTGCACCTGACGAGCATCAGGCCGCCATCTACGCCGAAGACCTGCACGCCAACATGAAGCCTGGCGCGGCGCTTGCCTTCGCCCACGGCCTCAACGTGCACTTCGGCCTGATCGAGCCGCGCACCGACATCGACGTGATCATGATCGCCCCCAAGGGTCCGGGCCACACCGTGCGCAGCGAATACCAGCGTGGCGGCGGCGTGCCTTGCCTCGTCGCGATCCACCAGGACGTGACCGGCAACGCGCATGATGTCGCCCTTGCCTATGCTTCGGGCGTCGGTGGCGGCCGTTCGGGCATCATCGAGACCAACTTCCGCGAGGAATGCGAAACCGACCTGTTCGGCGAGCAGGCCGTGCTTTGCGGCGGCGCTACCGCGCTGGTGCAGGCTGGCTTCGAGACCTTGGTGGAAGCCGGCTACGCCCCTGAGATGGCCTACTTCGAGTGCCTCCACGAGCTGAAGCTGATCGTCGACCTGATGTATGAAGGCGGCATCGCCAACATGCGTTACTCGATCTCGAACACCGCCGAATACGGCGACATCAAGACCGGTCCGCGCATCATCACCGAAGAGACCAAGAAGGAAATGAAGCGCGTTCTGGAGGACATCCAGTCGGGCCGTTTCGTCAAGGACTTCGTCATGGACAACCGCGCCGGCCAGCCCGAACTGAAGGCGTCGCGCAAGGCTGCGCTGCGTCACCCGATCGAGGAAACCGGCGCCAAGCTGCGCGCCATGATGCCCTGGATCGCGGCAAACGCCCTGGTCGACAAAGCCAAGAACTGA
- a CDS encoding CcdC protein domain-containing protein: MPSGGSGLSAYLPLFIIAGIMAWRLRNLQKARPLRLPLLWLMPLIVTAAVCFALAALPPTGAGWLALAAGLAIGGAIGAQRSRLMRLHVEGEGSEARVMVRQSPLALMLIVGVFVMRRVLLPAGMTMDEGHPSAHALLVTDALLGFALGMVVFSRLVLWMRAREMVANHVFDA, encoded by the coding sequence GTGCCAAGCGGGGGGAGCGGGCTTTCGGCCTATCTGCCGTTGTTCATCATCGCCGGTATCATGGCCTGGCGACTGCGCAACCTGCAGAAAGCGCGGCCGCTGCGCCTCCCCCTGTTGTGGCTCATGCCGTTGATCGTGACGGCGGCGGTGTGCTTTGCACTCGCCGCCTTGCCGCCAACCGGTGCGGGCTGGCTGGCCCTTGCCGCCGGGCTGGCGATCGGCGGCGCCATCGGTGCGCAGCGCTCAAGGCTGATGCGCCTGCATGTCGAAGGCGAGGGCAGCGAAGCGCGGGTGATGGTGCGCCAGTCGCCGCTGGCGCTGATGCTGATCGTTGGCGTTTTCGTGATGCGCCGGGTGCTGCTGCCTGCCGGGATGACGATGGATGAAGGGCATCCCTCGGCGCACGCCCTGCTGGTCACCGACGCACTGCTGGGATTTGCGCTCGGCATGGTGGTGTTCAGCCGTCTGGTCCTGTGGATGAGGGCACGCGAAATGGTCGCCAACCACGTCTTCGACGCCTGA